The nucleotide sequence TTGACACCCGTCCTCGGTGGATGTAGGCAAGATGGCAACATGTGATTCCAAAGGCGCTGAGCCAAACATCGCAAATCTAGCCCTTTCTCCACGTGAATGAGTATCTATCTGATAGTCATTCACGTCCATGTGTGCATCTCCCGAAATAAGCAGCAGACTTCTTAAGACAACTTCCATGTGGACTTGCCCATGATTGTCTAGGCGTAACCGGTCAATAACGTGAACAGGCCGTATCAGCGTAATTGTGCTTAGAAAATCAAAGAGCTCATCTATCTCACCCGTAGCCTTGATCTCCACAGCAATATTAACCAGATCCCCATTGCGCTCATCTAGTAGTAGGCTCGCAGATAGAACCTGAGTTCCCGTCGTAAGCGCTATGCTTTGAATGTTCTTAAGAAGCGCGGTACCTCCAGTCATGGTAGATGAAACCCTATAGACCACGTTCTGGAACTTGGACCACTCCAAGTTCAATACTTGATCCCTTTCATCAAAGCTACCAATTAAGTTACTCAATCCGCTAGAACGAGTCACTAGGATATGCTCGGTCTGCTTCATCTGTTCAGTTAGTGCGTCTATTTGCCGGTAAAGTGGCATCCAGACCGTCTTGGCCAGAATAATGCATACTAAGAATAATAGGAGCATCTTTTTTTGATCCCGCCCCTGGAGTATCTTCATCTTAGAGATCCCTCAAATCTGGCGTGACCTGTAGGCTGATTCCAACCCTCTCAATATATCCATCCACTCTCTCTTGCGCGGTGATTGATGTGCGTAGTGTTACGTTTTCAAACCGTTTGGCACTTTGCAGAGCGGAAATAGACTCTATGGCCGACTCTGCAGCAATAGTCAGTTCGATCGCATCTCCTTCGATGAAGAGCTGTTCCACCTTCGAATCGCTGGGTAGTATACCATCGAGATAGCTCAAAACCTCAAGGATAGCTTCACGGTCCAAAACGGTCCATCCATACTCTAATGTATCCTCAAGTTCATCTAGCCTAAGACGTTCGTCCAACACTTCGTCATAGCTTGCATCTAAGACATTTAGTTCTTGAAGAAGCACGGCGTACCTTCTTCCCATCCACTCACTAAGCCCGGCTAGCCCAACCGTAAGCACGATTAATAGCCCAGTAGCTAATAGCAAAAGCCTATCTGCCCAGTGTTTTTGTTCCTTGTTCAATCCGACAACCAGCATCGGACACGACCTGGAACGCTTATATGCACCTTGCAGAGCAAATCTAGGCCATCGAATTTCTCCCTTGCCAAGAATGATCTCGGGCACCTTCTTCTCCTCAATCGTTAAGTCTACTCCTAAGGAAGTCATGGCATCGCGCCAACTAGTACATCCTTTCAGAAACTCCGGCGCTAAGTATCCACTACTAGTCAAGGTTACTTTCAATGCCGCTTCCACGTAAAGACTATCCGGAAGTTCCTGCCATAATTCCACGTTCTCCGGGATTAGGTGGCGTAAGGACATCAAAACTAGAGTCTTACATAGTTCCGCCGGGTTGGAACCACCACTTACATATGTGGTTTCCAGCGCACCACCAACTACCCAACTCACTTCCCAAGACCCGTCGGGATATCCCGCCAACATAATCTCAGTACCCCTAGATAAGTTGCTACGTGTTGTCTCAAAGGAGGAAACCCGCATCTCCATCAATTCTAAACCACATTTTTCTAACCACTTTAGGTACTCTTCGACGCATGCTTGTCTAATAGCAGCTGTATAAACGCGTAGCTCATGCGAATCGGCTACTCTAGCCAACGCTTGGGCCACATAAGCAGGCTCTTGGATTCCCTCTAGGAGCGATTCTCTAATCAGGCTGATCCCTAACCGCATTTCCCTTCTGCTGACAAAAGATTGACGATTAATGTCCAGTACCCACTGATCCCGGGGAGTGATAAGAACACAACTAACCGCATCAATCCTTGCCTCCGCTAAGCGTTCCCGTACCTCCTGTGCGCTAGGCAGGGAAAGAGCATCATCGCATCTGATGATGGTTGAGCGCTGGGGTGGTTGGAAAGCCACAATCCACGAGCCCTGAACTTGCATGTACAGAATACGCCGGCGTCTAATCGCGATCACCCTGTTCCATCCAGGAAACTGTCTGTATCTCCCAGCAACTTGTTTGCCCGTTCCAAGTGCGTCTAACAACCGCATCAATGATAACAGGCGGGTTACCATAGCTACTACTAATACGGAAAAAAGTGGATCGAACAGTCAACCACTTCCCAATGCCAATCGGGCGAGCCTGTTCGTCAAGTAATCGTATACCTAAGACCCTCTCCACTTCTTCTAAATTGCGAAAGGGTGTCCCCTTCCTTGCCTCTATCAGCCTTCTGTATAGAGCATCCGTAAGTCCGTTCGCTTCAAACAGAACCTTAAGTACCGGAGAAGAAGCCGTATTTACATTAATCGGTCCTTCGAAAACTATCCATGGGAATACTCGCTGCATAAGCTCAGTGCTCATATGCGTAATACTCTCAAGCTCCTTTATATCCAGAGGTCTGTCCGCTCGACGGTCTCTGAGCGACTTTGCAATGACTTCTGCCTCTAGTGGAAGAGCTCCAGCAGCTCGCCACAACGCCCGCAAAACCCCTTCATCAACACTATTTAAGTTGAAACACGAGTAAACCGTGACAAGTGCTTCATCTAGGGCCAACTCGGGGTATAGGTACTTTGCCTCCAAAACAGAACTAATAAGTCCACCCCGCTCATTCCGTTCCTGTTGAAGTCTCTGTACCGATTGCGAATGACTACCACAAAGCGCACTCCACATCGGTAAATTCATCCAGTTAAGCCCGAGCTTACTTCCCTCATCCAGAATGACAACTGTACCTTCGCCCGCGCATAGACCTTTGCCCCAGTCCTCTCCGAGCCAATCGAAGTCCTCCGTATGATCACTTAACAAAAGCATTAATGCTCGATTGAGGCCTGCTCTCGCATTTAGACGTGCCTCCTCTGTTATCTTAAGTCTCAAAGCAGAATGAGCCTCAAAACGAACCCATAGTCCATATGCGCCGATTACTGCGGCAATAACCAGAGTCACTCCAAGGACATGTACCGTCGCATAGCCGTTTTCTTCCCTTAGAATAGACATCATTCCTTCGCCCCAGAGTACCTTCGTCCACAATATAAAGGAAATGTGAACACGATCGGTTCTCTATCTTGCTGTAGCCGATACTCCAAGCGAACCAGACTTGGTAGCTCTAGAGGGTCATTCCAACTCCAGGTCCAAGCACCCCGTAGTCCATCATAATATTGAAAATGCCCATCGAACACTGATAAGACTGTCATCCCGCTCCATTCATTCGAATCTAGTTTCCTCTCCAACCGCTTTAGTATCTTTCCAACAGAAGACCCTACAGTACTATCGATGATATACCGAACTTCTACCGGCAAACCGTTCTGTAAAGTATAGAAACTAAGTCCTTGCGGATCACCCACAAAGCAAACCTGGTGTAAAAGGGTCGGGAGTAAAGCCGCACAAAGGTCCGAACTCAAATATCCATAGGCCATGCTAACTTTCTGCTGGGCCATAACAGCAGAACGCCCTTTCTCTAGCTGATCAAGGGGATGGATATACAAGGAGTATAGGCTTCCAAGGGCTAGAAACAAGACGACAGAGGCAGCTAAGGCTTCTAGCAGAGTAAATCCGTCTTCATCACCCGCACCTCTACAATACGGGGGTAACAAA is from Limnochordia bacterium and encodes:
- a CDS encoding type II secretion system protein M — translated: MKILQGRDQKKMLLLFLVCIILAKTVWMPLYRQIDALTEQMKQTEHILVTRSSGLSNLIGSFDERDQVLNLEWSKFQNVVYRVSSTMTGGTALLKNIQSIALTTGTQVLSASLLLDERNGDLVNIAVEIKATGEIDELFDFLSTITLIRPVHVIDRLRLDNHGQVHMEVVLRSLLLISGDAHMDVNDYQIDTHSRGERARFAMFGSAPLESHVAILPTSTEDGCQEYESSWQIAGMVYGVQGATAVLRHKGSGRQEVVQVGDFLEDEQVVTIGTGHVVLEKSTAVARLEITR
- a CDS encoding general secretion pathway protein GspK gives rise to the protein MSILREENGYATVHVLGVTLVIAAVIGAYGLWVRFEAHSALRLKITEEARLNARAGLNRALMLLLSDHTEDFDWLGEDWGKGLCAGEGTVVILDEGSKLGLNWMNLPMWSALCGSHSQSVQRLQQERNERGGLISSVLEAKYLYPELALDEALVTVYSCFNLNSVDEGVLRALWRAAGALPLEAEVIAKSLRDRRADRPLDIKELESITHMSTELMQRVFPWIVFEGPINVNTASSPVLKVLFEANGLTDALYRRLIEARKGTPFRNLEEVERVLGIRLLDEQARPIGIGKWLTVRSTFFRISSSYGNPPVIIDAVVRRTWNGQTSCWEIQTVSWMEQGDRD